A region from the Canis aureus isolate CA01 chromosome 10, VMU_Caureus_v.1.0, whole genome shotgun sequence genome encodes:
- the LOC144321771 gene encoding olfactory receptor 13C8 isoform X1: MERTNDSMLTEFVLVGLSAHPKLQTVFFVLVLWMYLMILLGNGVLISVIIYDSHLHTPMYFFLCNLSFLDICYTSSSVPLILDNFLRVRKRVSFSGCMVQMFLSFAMGATECVLLGMMALDRYIAICYPLRYPVIMSKNTYMPMAVGSWVTGLIDSVVQTSLAMQLPFCANNVINHFVCEILAILKLACADISINVISMAGSNLMVLVIPLLVISISYIFILTTILKIPSTEGKRKAFSTCSAHLTVVIIFYGTIFFMYAKPKSKSSVGANNQDITEVLISLFYGVMTPMLNPLIYSLRNKDVKAAVKNISKRKCVTSKQRFTLRMVLSTCRVR, from the exons ATGGAAAGGACCAATGATTCCATGTTGACAGAATTTGTCCTTGTTGGGCTTTCTGCCCACCCAAAGCTCCAGACAGTTTTCTTTGTGCTAGTTTTGTGGATGTACCTGATGATCCTTCTAGGAAATGGAGTCCTTATTTCAGTAATCATCTATGATTCTCACTTGCACACCCCcatgtatttcttcctctgtaatcTTTCGTTCCTGGACATTTGTTATACAAGTTCCTCTGTGCCACTAATTCTTGACAACTTTCTGAGAGTAAGGAAAAGGGTTTCCTTCTCTGGGTGCATGGTGCAAATGTTTCTCTCCTTTGCCATGGGGGCCACAGAGTGTGTGCTTCTAGGCATGATGGCACTTGACCGCTATATAGCCATCTGCTACCCACTGAGATACCCTGTCATCATGAGCAAAAATACCTATATGCCCATGGCAGTTGGATCCTGGGTCACTGGGCTTATTGACTCAGTGGTGCAGACATCTCTCGCGATGCAGTTGCCATTCTGTGCTAATAATGTCATTAACCATTTTGTCTGTGAAATTCTGGCTATCCTAAAACTGGCCTGTGCTGATATTTCAATCAATGTGATCAGTATGGCAGGGTCAAATCTGATGGTTCTGGTTATTCCACTGCTAGTAATTTCTAtctcttacatttttattctcaCCACTATTCTGAAGATCCCTTCCACTGAAGGAAAACGTAAGGCCTTCTCCACTTGCTCAGCCCACCTAACAGTAGTGATTATATTCTATGGAACCATCTTCTTCATGTACGCAAAGCCCAAATCTAAAAGCTCTGTTGGTGCCAATAATCAAGACATCACTGAGgtcctcatctctctcttctATGGAGTAATGACTCCCATGCTCAATCCTCTCATCTATAGTCTGAGGAACAAGGATGTAAAGGCTGCTGTGAAGAACAT CTCCAAAAGAAAGTGCGTGACATCGAAGCAGAGATTTACCCTAAGAATGGTTCTCTCGACCTGTAGGGTGAGATGA
- the LOC144321771 gene encoding olfactory receptor 13C8 isoform X3 has product MERTNDSMLTEFVLVGLSAHPKLQTVFFVLVLWMYLMILLGNGVLISVIIYDSHLHTPMYFFLCNLSFLDICYTSSSVPLILDNFLRVRKRVSFSGCMVQMFLSFAMGATECVLLGMMALDRYIAICYPLRYPVIMSKNTYMPMAVGSWVTGLIDSVVQTSLAMQLPFCANNVINHFVCEILAILKLACADISINVISMAGSNLMVLVIPLLVISISYIFILTTILKIPSTEGKRKAFSTCSAHLTVVIIFYGTIFFMYAKPKSKSSVGANNQDITEVLISLFYGVMTPMLNPLIYSLRNKDVKAAVKNILSKHKYLF; this is encoded by the exons ATGGAAAGGACCAATGATTCCATGTTGACAGAATTTGTCCTTGTTGGGCTTTCTGCCCACCCAAAGCTCCAGACAGTTTTCTTTGTGCTAGTTTTGTGGATGTACCTGATGATCCTTCTAGGAAATGGAGTCCTTATTTCAGTAATCATCTATGATTCTCACTTGCACACCCCcatgtatttcttcctctgtaatcTTTCGTTCCTGGACATTTGTTATACAAGTTCCTCTGTGCCACTAATTCTTGACAACTTTCTGAGAGTAAGGAAAAGGGTTTCCTTCTCTGGGTGCATGGTGCAAATGTTTCTCTCCTTTGCCATGGGGGCCACAGAGTGTGTGCTTCTAGGCATGATGGCACTTGACCGCTATATAGCCATCTGCTACCCACTGAGATACCCTGTCATCATGAGCAAAAATACCTATATGCCCATGGCAGTTGGATCCTGGGTCACTGGGCTTATTGACTCAGTGGTGCAGACATCTCTCGCGATGCAGTTGCCATTCTGTGCTAATAATGTCATTAACCATTTTGTCTGTGAAATTCTGGCTATCCTAAAACTGGCCTGTGCTGATATTTCAATCAATGTGATCAGTATGGCAGGGTCAAATCTGATGGTTCTGGTTATTCCACTGCTAGTAATTTCTAtctcttacatttttattctcaCCACTATTCTGAAGATCCCTTCCACTGAAGGAAAACGTAAGGCCTTCTCCACTTGCTCAGCCCACCTAACAGTAGTGATTATATTCTATGGAACCATCTTCTTCATGTACGCAAAGCCCAAATCTAAAAGCTCTGTTGGTGCCAATAATCAAGACATCACTGAGgtcctcatctctctcttctATGGAGTAATGACTCCCATGCTCAATCCTCTCATCTATAGTCTGAGGAACAAGGATGTAAAGGCTGCTGTGAAGAACAT CCTcagtaaacataaatatttattttaa
- the LOC144321771 gene encoding olfactory receptor 13C8 isoform X2, with protein sequence MERTNDSMLTEFVLVGLSAHPKLQTVFFVLVLWMYLMILLGNGVLISVIIYDSHLHTPMYFFLCNLSFLDICYTSSSVPLILDNFLRVRKRVSFSGCMVQMFLSFAMGATECVLLGMMALDRYIAICYPLRYPVIMSKNTYMPMAVGSWVTGLIDSVVQTSLAMQLPFCANNVINHFVCEILAILKLACADISINVISMAGSNLMVLVIPLLVISISYIFILTTILKIPSTEGKRKAFSTCSAHLTVVIIFYGTIFFMYAKPKSKSSVGANNQDITEVLISLFYGVMTPMLNPLIYSLRNKDVKAAVKNMLGRRNSDGI encoded by the coding sequence ATGGAAAGGACCAATGATTCCATGTTGACAGAATTTGTCCTTGTTGGGCTTTCTGCCCACCCAAAGCTCCAGACAGTTTTCTTTGTGCTAGTTTTGTGGATGTACCTGATGATCCTTCTAGGAAATGGAGTCCTTATTTCAGTAATCATCTATGATTCTCACTTGCACACCCCcatgtatttcttcctctgtaatcTTTCGTTCCTGGACATTTGTTATACAAGTTCCTCTGTGCCACTAATTCTTGACAACTTTCTGAGAGTAAGGAAAAGGGTTTCCTTCTCTGGGTGCATGGTGCAAATGTTTCTCTCCTTTGCCATGGGGGCCACAGAGTGTGTGCTTCTAGGCATGATGGCACTTGACCGCTATATAGCCATCTGCTACCCACTGAGATACCCTGTCATCATGAGCAAAAATACCTATATGCCCATGGCAGTTGGATCCTGGGTCACTGGGCTTATTGACTCAGTGGTGCAGACATCTCTCGCGATGCAGTTGCCATTCTGTGCTAATAATGTCATTAACCATTTTGTCTGTGAAATTCTGGCTATCCTAAAACTGGCCTGTGCTGATATTTCAATCAATGTGATCAGTATGGCAGGGTCAAATCTGATGGTTCTGGTTATTCCACTGCTAGTAATTTCTAtctcttacatttttattctcaCCACTATTCTGAAGATCCCTTCCACTGAAGGAAAACGTAAGGCCTTCTCCACTTGCTCAGCCCACCTAACAGTAGTGATTATATTCTATGGAACCATCTTCTTCATGTACGCAAAGCCCAAATCTAAAAGCTCTGTTGGTGCCAATAATCAAGACATCACTGAGgtcctcatctctctcttctATGGAGTAATGACTCCCATGCTCAATCCTCTCATCTATAGTCTGAGGAACAAGGATGTAAAGGCTGCTGTGAAGAACATGTTGGGGAGAAGAAACTCTGATGGAATATGA